One region of Carya illinoinensis cultivar Pawnee chromosome 8, C.illinoinensisPawnee_v1, whole genome shotgun sequence genomic DNA includes:
- the LOC122319130 gene encoding trichome differentiation protein GL1-like, producing MGRSSRISSKDGLTKGAWSALEDEILVDYVKTHGEGKWSNLAKQTGLKRCGKSCRLRWMNYLRPDIKRGNISGDEEELIMRMHKLLGNRWSLIAGRLPGRTDNEIKNYWNSYIAKKAKDQFPSTRSVEIIDKKADARVDLHGGVALSSGVCPQQQGKEDVIQLNPDMKNAAVTGPLSGNGLTKPKLELSKSRVGQLSSTSGEVENTPTNFILDFSSEEFCNMLDYDFAKLNDANINELENAIEAESGGTLLNPPLSQEIMENNGGFSSSAAEGDQPNNNNSNMVSAADLFQPLFLDSNDGWQLGDDIDILFSN from the exons ATGGGCAGAAGTTCTCGAATCAGTTCGAAGGACGGACTAACCAAAGGAGCATGGTCTGCTCTCGAAGACGAAATCCTCGTAGATTATGTCAAAACCCATGGAGAAGGAAAATGGAGTAACCTTGCCAAACAAACAG GGCTCAAGAGATGTGGAAAGAGTTGCAGACTTCGTTGGATGAATTACCTTAGACCAGACATAAAGAGAGGGAACATTTCTGGAGACGAAGAAGAACTGATCATGAGGATGCACAAGCTGTTAGGCAACAG ATGGTCTCTGATTGCAGGAAGGCTGCCAGGAAGAACGGATAATGAAATCAAGAATTACTGGAACTCCTATATAGCCAAGAAGGCTAAAGATCAGTTCCCATCAACAAGGTCTGTTGAGATTATTGACAAAAAGGCAGACGCTAGAGTTGATCTTCACGGTGGGGTGGCGCTGTCCTCTGGTGTCTGTCCGCAGCAGCAAGGGAAGGAAGACGTCATTCAATTAAATCCAGACATGAAGAACGCGGCAGTAACAGGACCTTTATCTGGCAACGGCTTAACCAAACCCAAGCTAGAACTATCAAAATCAAGAGTCGGGCAGCTGTCATCAACGTCCGGGGAAGTAGAAAACACGCCGACGAACTTCATTCTGGACTTTAGTTCAGAGGAGTTTTGCAACATGCTTGATTACGATTTCGCGAAGCTCAATGACGCTAATATAAACGAGTTGGAAAACGCGATCGAAGCAGAAAGCGGCGGCACTCTTCTTAATCCTCCATTATCGCAGGAAATTATGGAAAATAATGGCGGCTTTAGTAGCAGTGCTGCAGAAGGTGACCaacctaataataataattctaataTGGTTTCTGCTGCAGATTTATTCCAGCCATTGTTTCTAGATTCAAATGATGGTTGGCAGCTTGGAGACGATATAGACATTTTGTTCTCCAACTAG